ACAGCGGCGACACCATCGACTGCCGCAAGATGGGCAGCGGAGGCTACGCCATCCCGAGCATCTGCGAGCCCGACCGCGTGAAGTTCGGCAAGTGCGAGGCCGACTTCGTGCTGCACGTCGAGAAGGACACCGTGTGGCAGCGCTTCAACGAGGACCGCTTCTGGAAGACGCACAACTGCATCCTGACCGAGGGCAGCGGCCAGCCCCCGCGCGGCGTGCGCCGCCTGCTGCACCGGCTGAACAAGGAACTCGGCCTGCCCATCATCTGCCTGCTCGATTGCGACCCCTGGGGGCATTACATCTACAGCGTTATCAAACAGGGCAGCATCTCGCTGGCCTTCGAGAGCGAGCGGCTGGCCATCCCCGAGGCGAAGTTTCTGGGCATCCGCTCGAACGACTTCGAGCGCTGCAACCTGAGCGATAGCGTGCAGATCAGCCTCAACGACCGCGACATCGCGAGAGCGAAGCAGATCGCCGCCTACCCGTGGTTCCAGGACCACAAGGGCTGGCAGAAGGAGATCAGCAAGCTCTTGAAGAACGGCTTCAAGCTGGAGGTGGAAGCATTGATCAACATCGATATCAGCTATGTGACCGAGACGTACGTGCCGGAGCGGTTGGAGGCGGAGGATTGGTTGGATTGATCGCCGACTTATTCGGAGGCTGATGCGATGGACGAGTTGGCCGCCGCTTTCGCCGACTTCGAAGCCCTTCTTGACGATCTGCCTTCGGTTGCGACCGACGAGCGGATCAAGTCAGAGTGGCGTGAGGCGATGGTGGTATACGGCCCGGCAGCCATCGCGGCGATCGCGAACAGCCGGGCGATCGTCGTCGACAACTCTGTCGCGACACCGTCGATGATGGCTCCCATCATCTGGTGTTGCGGCAGGCCTGACAAGGAACGCGACACGCGTTGGGTTGGCCACTCACTGCTCGGCGTACTCGTGCATCACGATCCGTTGGCATTGGACA
This portion of the Phycisphaerales bacterium genome encodes:
- a CDS encoding DNA topoisomerase IV subunit A; this encodes MAKKTTKKVRSAPRKRSAEAKERDAKTQESLKALAGSVAKSALSGVEPTFDVPTRSSSNTSWNKKRGILQMGDATSTRQIFNLGQARKFMQSLRHAHGISRLIDQDKTTSLRGMFYTGLGDVHDAKGKKTGEKTFDDQTESDAILEDLEVTLGALREELHIFAKKRGAMVGNITIEDSGDTIDCRKMGSGGYAIPSICEPDRVKFGKCEADFVLHVEKDTVWQRFNEDRFWKTHNCILTEGSGQPPRGVRRLLHRLNKELGLPIICLLDCDPWGHYIYSVIKQGSISLAFESERLAIPEAKFLGIRSNDFERCNLSDSVQISLNDRDIARAKQIAAYPWFQDHKGWQKEISKLLKNGFKLEVEALINIDISYVTETYVPERLEAEDWLD